One Pararhizobium sp. IMCC3301 DNA segment encodes these proteins:
- the trmFO gene encoding methylenetetrahydrofolate--tRNA-(uracil(54)-C(5))-methyltransferase (FADH(2)-oxidizing) TrmFO — translation MTNNAVHVIGGGLAGSEAAWQLARRGVPVVLHEMRPVRGTDAHKTDHLAELVCSNSFRSDDAQNNAVGLLHAELRLADSLIMSCGDANQVPAGGALAVDREGFSAAVTAALENEPLITISREEISAIPPDDWGSVIVATGPLTSPALSSAIASLTDVSALAFFDAIAPIAYFDSIDMSVCWFQSRYDKVGPGGTGADYINCPMDKAQYERFIDALLEGEKTEFKQWENTPYFEGCMPIEVMAERGRETPRHGPMKPRGLTNAHNPEVKPYAVVQLRQDNALGTLYNMVGFQTKLKYGVQKEIFRLIPGLQEAEFARLGGLHRNTFLNSPVLLDDSLRLKADLRLRFAGQITGCEGYVESASMGLLAGRFAAADWHGQEKLLPPETTAFGALLSHITGGHLATEEAPGKRSFQPMNINFGLFPPIPAIAETDGRKLRGKEKTIAKRQAICDRALTDFKVWLQKSDSRIAA, via the coding sequence AGACTGACCATCTGGCAGAACTTGTGTGTTCCAATTCGTTCCGCTCCGATGATGCGCAAAATAATGCTGTCGGTCTCCTGCATGCCGAATTGCGGCTGGCGGATTCGCTGATAATGTCCTGTGGCGATGCCAATCAGGTGCCGGCAGGCGGCGCGCTGGCGGTCGACAGAGAAGGATTTTCTGCCGCCGTGACTGCTGCGCTGGAAAATGAACCGCTGATCACCATCAGCCGCGAAGAGATCAGCGCCATTCCACCGGATGATTGGGGTAGTGTCATCGTCGCGACCGGGCCATTGACTTCCCCTGCCCTGTCGAGCGCCATTGCTTCATTGACGGATGTGTCAGCGCTGGCTTTCTTTGATGCGATTGCACCGATTGCCTATTTCGACAGCATCGATATGTCCGTGTGCTGGTTCCAGTCGCGATATGACAAGGTCGGGCCCGGTGGCACTGGTGCTGACTATATCAATTGTCCGATGGACAAGGCGCAATATGAACGGTTCATTGATGCGCTGCTTGAAGGTGAAAAGACAGAATTCAAGCAATGGGAAAACACGCCCTATTTCGAAGGCTGTATGCCGATTGAAGTGATGGCCGAGCGCGGCCGCGAAACGCCGCGTCATGGCCCGATGAAGCCGAGGGGTCTGACCAATGCGCACAATCCGGAGGTGAAACCCTATGCGGTGGTGCAATTGCGGCAGGACAATGCTCTGGGTACGCTCTACAATATGGTCGGCTTCCAGACCAAATTGAAATATGGCGTTCAGAAAGAGATTTTCCGGCTGATTCCCGGCCTTCAAGAAGCGGAATTCGCCCGGCTCGGCGGCCTTCACCGCAATACATTCCTCAATTCACCGGTTCTTCTGGATGACAGCCTGCGATTGAAAGCGGATCTGCGTCTCAGATTCGCCGGTCAGATTACCGGCTGTGAAGGTTATGTGGAATCAGCTTCCATGGGGCTGCTGGCCGGGCGGTTTGCGGCCGCCGACTGGCATGGTCAGGAAAAGCTGCTGCCACCGGAAACAACCGCATTCGGAGCGCTGCTGTCGCATATCACAGGCGGCCATCTGGCCACAGAAGAAGCCCCGGGGAAGCGCTCATTCCAGCCGATGAACATCAATTTTGGTCTGTTTCCTCCGATCCCGGCGATAGCCGAAACCGACGGCCGCAAATTGCGCGGCAAGGAAAAAACCATCGCGAAACGGCAGGCGATCTGCGATCGGGCGCTGACAGACTTCAAGGTCTGGCTGCAGAAGTCAGATAGCAGAATTGCGGCGTAA